The Burkholderia cepacia genome includes a region encoding these proteins:
- the gspL gene encoding type II secretion system protein GspL produces MSTLIVSLPPREPAVPLQEWQWPELPFTLVDKAGHVQRAGRAALALLPRANATVLIVAARDVLLLAATVPPLKGPKLRQALPNIVEDQLIQDPLGCHIALDPDALPDGRRVLAVVDRAWFRTICEAFTAAGHRHLSAVPATRCLPPPLAAAAAVTDPAPAADEAVAEAEADAAPPPRPTAVAAVLGLAAPVEPVLVEAGALPAAAGAPRLELAVARGALGEGFAAPATRAAGTLAALAGGGDVELYELGEPGAEPRLASVKRTDVEPSGAAALLPGAAPLSFDAFARRALTEKFDLCQFEFESQPWRFDRATVKRLRVPLALAAATLGVAVIGMNLHWWKLSRERDALSAQITETLLSAFPKTTTVLDPPAQMQRQLDQLRLAAGELSPNDFLALSSGLSRSMGALPLNGIASLDYHDRRLDVGFKPEVKVDPDFTQRLARNGLSGEVDSNTGKWTIRSRS; encoded by the coding sequence GTGAGCACGTTGATTGTTTCTTTGCCGCCGCGCGAGCCTGCCGTGCCGTTGCAGGAATGGCAGTGGCCCGAGCTGCCGTTCACGCTCGTCGACAAGGCCGGCCATGTGCAGCGCGCGGGCCGCGCCGCGCTCGCGCTGCTGCCGCGCGCGAACGCGACGGTGCTGATCGTCGCCGCGCGCGACGTGCTGCTGCTGGCCGCGACCGTGCCGCCGCTCAAGGGGCCGAAGCTGCGCCAGGCGCTGCCCAACATCGTCGAGGATCAGCTGATCCAGGATCCGCTCGGCTGTCATATCGCGCTCGATCCGGACGCGCTGCCCGACGGGCGCCGCGTGCTCGCCGTCGTCGATCGCGCGTGGTTCCGCACGATCTGCGAAGCGTTCACGGCGGCCGGCCACCGGCACCTGAGCGCGGTACCCGCGACGCGCTGCCTGCCGCCGCCGCTCGCGGCGGCCGCAGCCGTCACCGATCCGGCGCCGGCGGCCGACGAGGCCGTCGCCGAAGCCGAGGCTGACGCCGCCCCGCCGCCGCGCCCGACCGCGGTCGCCGCGGTGCTCGGCCTCGCGGCGCCGGTCGAACCGGTGCTCGTCGAGGCCGGCGCGCTGCCGGCCGCGGCCGGGGCGCCGCGCCTCGAACTCGCGGTCGCGCGCGGGGCGCTCGGCGAAGGCTTCGCGGCGCCCGCGACGCGCGCGGCCGGCACGCTGGCCGCGCTCGCGGGCGGCGGCGACGTCGAACTGTACGAACTCGGCGAGCCGGGCGCGGAGCCGCGGCTCGCGTCGGTCAAGCGCACGGACGTCGAGCCGTCGGGCGCCGCTGCGCTGCTGCCGGGTGCCGCGCCGCTGTCGTTCGACGCGTTCGCGCGGCGCGCGCTGACCGAGAAGTTCGACCTGTGCCAGTTCGAATTCGAATCGCAGCCGTGGCGCTTCGATCGCGCGACGGTGAAGCGCCTGCGCGTGCCGCTCGCACTCGCCGCGGCGACGCTCGGCGTGGCGGTGATCGGGATGAACCTGCACTGGTGGAAGCTGTCGCGCGAGCGCGATGCGCTGTCGGCGCAGATCACCGAGACGCTGCTGTCCGCGTTCCCGAAGACGACGACGGTGCTCGATCCGCCCGCGCAGATGCAGCGCCAGCTCGACCAGTTGCGCCTGGCGGCCGGCGAGCTGTCGCCGAACGATTTCCTCGCGCTGTCGAGCGGGCTGTCGCGCTCGATGGGCGCATTGCCGCTGAACGGCATCGCGTCGCTCGACTATCACGACCGGCGGCTCGACGTCGGCTTCAAGCCGGAGGTCAAGGTCGATCCCGATTTCACGCAGCGCCTCGCGCGTAACGGACTGTCCGGCGAAGTCGACAGCAACACGGGCAAATGGACGATCCGGAGCCGCTCATGA
- the gspK gene encoding type II secretion system minor pseudopilin GspK, translating to MRARPHRSSPAARAAGRARARGRQRGAAIITALLVVALSAILVSGMLWRQQVQIRRIENQREIAQAQWVARGALDWTRMILRSEGDTAPGITYLGGIWGVPIAKTKLSDFMGKIGVGGGDGGEDTYISGSIEDAQAKFNLRNLVASPAPGVLQLNVTQVQAFQRLLTTLGYDGAFAKRIALQVRAGLLHSATRFQMPTLPGAAGAPLPEAGTGTQGTAFTDEPGLADSDRGPAPLMMTGVDSLLDVDGVTPEMVARLRPFATVLPTTTPVNMNTAPAEVIAALIPGMSVSSAQALVSRRETVFFRNVADVQLALRGAGAPPNVTLDSSLVDVNSSYFIVHGRIQHERAEVDRTSLVYRDPTTHSTRVVRIRDQL from the coding sequence ATGCGCGCGCGCCCTCACCGTTCATCACCCGCCGCCCGTGCTGCCGGTCGCGCACGGGCACGCGGCCGCCAGCGCGGCGCGGCGATCATCACCGCGCTGCTGGTCGTCGCGCTGTCGGCGATCCTCGTTTCGGGGATGCTGTGGCGCCAGCAGGTGCAGATCCGCCGCATCGAGAACCAGCGCGAGATCGCGCAGGCGCAGTGGGTCGCGCGCGGCGCGCTCGACTGGACGCGGATGATCCTGCGCTCCGAAGGCGATACGGCGCCCGGCATCACGTACCTCGGCGGCATCTGGGGCGTGCCGATCGCGAAGACGAAACTGTCGGACTTCATGGGCAAGATCGGCGTGGGCGGCGGCGACGGCGGCGAAGACACCTATATCTCCGGCTCGATCGAGGACGCCCAGGCGAAGTTCAACCTGCGCAACCTCGTGGCGTCGCCGGCGCCCGGCGTGCTGCAGTTGAACGTCACGCAGGTCCAGGCGTTCCAGCGCCTGCTGACGACACTCGGCTACGACGGCGCGTTCGCGAAGCGCATCGCGCTGCAGGTGCGCGCGGGCCTGCTGCATTCGGCGACGCGTTTCCAGATGCCGACGCTGCCCGGCGCGGCGGGCGCGCCCCTGCCGGAAGCGGGCACCGGCACGCAGGGCACGGCCTTCACCGACGAGCCTGGCCTTGCCGACAGCGATCGCGGGCCCGCGCCGCTGATGATGACGGGTGTCGACAGCCTGCTCGACGTCGACGGCGTGACACCCGAGATGGTCGCGCGGCTGCGCCCGTTCGCCACCGTGCTGCCGACCACGACGCCCGTGAACATGAACACCGCGCCGGCCGAGGTGATCGCGGCGCTGATCCCAGGGATGAGCGTGTCGTCCGCGCAGGCGCTCGTGTCGCGCCGCGAGACCGTGTTTTTCCGCAACGTCGCCGATGTGCAGCTCGCGCTGCGCGGCGCCGGTGCGCCGCCGAACGTGACGCTCGACTCGAGCCTCGTCGACGTCAATTCGAGCTATTTCATCGTGCATGGCCGGATCCAGCACGAACGCGCGGAGGTCGATCGCACCTCGCTCGTGTATCGTGATCCGACCACGCACTCGACACGGGTCGTGCGCATCCGCGACCAGCTATAA
- a CDS encoding PulJ/GspJ family protein, which produces MKPAVRSDAPMRRPFARPARGFTLIELMIAIAILAVVAILAWRGLDQIMRGRDKVAAAMEDERVFAQMFDQMRIDARLAATDDEAGQPAIGVAGNTLQIVRELEVPGVAPRLQVVRYRIAGGRVVRYASPPVDDANRLRGMLKDSSVEGWSWVALMGGVGAIDAKLYVPRVGWTTNLQTADDALAQNNDALKVPQIGNAPPTRAVTGLQVSIGATSLRVPVTRIFLVGE; this is translated from the coding sequence ATGAAACCAGCCGTCCGCTCTGACGCGCCGATGCGACGCCCGTTCGCCCGCCCCGCCCGCGGCTTCACGCTGATCGAGCTGATGATAGCGATCGCGATCCTCGCGGTGGTCGCGATCCTCGCGTGGCGCGGGCTCGACCAGATCATGCGCGGTCGCGACAAGGTCGCGGCCGCGATGGAAGACGAACGCGTGTTCGCGCAGATGTTCGACCAGATGCGCATCGACGCGCGGCTCGCCGCGACCGACGACGAAGCCGGCCAGCCGGCGATCGGCGTCGCCGGCAACACGCTGCAGATCGTCCGCGAACTCGAGGTGCCGGGCGTCGCGCCGCGGCTGCAGGTGGTCCGCTACCGGATCGCCGGCGGGCGGGTCGTGCGCTACGCGTCGCCGCCGGTCGACGACGCGAACCGGCTGCGCGGCATGCTGAAGGACAGCAGCGTCGAAGGCTGGAGCTGGGTCGCGCTGATGGGCGGCGTCGGCGCGATCGACGCGAAGCTGTACGTGCCGCGCGTGGGCTGGACCACCAACCTGCAGACGGCCGACGACGCGCTCGCGCAGAACAACGATGCGCTCAAGGTGCCTCAGATCGGCAACGCGCCGCCGACGCGCGCGGTGACGGGGCTGCAGGTCAGCATCGGTGCGACGTCGCTGCGCGTGCCGGTCACGCGCATCTTCCTCGTCGGGGAATGA
- the gspI gene encoding type II secretion system minor pseudopilin GspI — translation MRPCTGRSAARGFTMIEVLVALAIIAVALAASIRAVGTMATNASDLHRRLLAGWSADNALAQMRLTHAWPEIGEQSFDCSQGNVQLVCTQRVSTTPNPVFRRVRISVSTPGHAGVLAQMVTVVANETSRPL, via the coding sequence ATGCGTCCCTGCACGGGACGTTCAGCGGCGCGCGGTTTCACGATGATCGAGGTGCTGGTCGCGCTCGCGATCATCGCGGTCGCGCTCGCCGCGTCGATCCGCGCGGTCGGGACGATGGCGACCAACGCCTCCGATCTTCATCGCCGGCTGCTCGCCGGCTGGAGCGCCGACAACGCGCTCGCGCAGATGCGGCTCACGCATGCGTGGCCGGAGATCGGCGAACAGAGTTTCGACTGCTCGCAAGGCAACGTGCAGCTCGTCTGCACGCAGCGCGTGAGCACCACGCCCAACCCGGTGTTCCGGCGCGTCCGGATTTCGGTGAGCACGCCCGGGCATGCCGGCGTGCTCGCGCAGATGGTGACGGTGGTCGCGAATGAAACCAGCCGTCCGCTCTGA